A genomic window from Geovibrio ferrireducens includes:
- a CDS encoding sigma-54-dependent transcriptional regulator, which translates to MEKILIVDDEVFICENLQRVLSADGYTVFITHSGEDALDIVVEEEIDLVLLDLNLGSTSGLDVLKALKDIDPELLVIIITGYGTVESAVESLKMGAYDYIKKPFKADAIHLIVRLALETQELRREVRHLKRGSEALASAMQIVGASEEMKRIYSQIQEVAKHEAATVLITGESGTGKELVAKAIHNLSPRSAKPFVEINCGSLPYNLLESELFGYEKGAFTDAKTRKIGLLEEASGGTLFLDEIGEMDMSLQVKLLRVIEDRKFRRLGNTRNIDIDVRIIAATNRDLKRAIDEKQFREDLYYRLNVFPIRLPALRERKEDIPNLLDFFIKKFSTDFKKKVKDIARPALNLFMEYPWPGNVRELKNVVERICIMTDAEVITEDVLPQEIRGSKVRREAPSGVEVPAEGLVLDDAVSRYEESIIRKALTMTDGNVAQASKLLGTARGTLRYKLDKYKIEHNDH; encoded by the coding sequence ATGGAAAAGATACTGATTGTGGATGACGAGGTTTTCATCTGCGAAAACCTCCAGAGAGTTCTGAGTGCTGACGGGTACACCGTATTCATCACGCACAGCGGCGAGGATGCCCTTGATATAGTCGTTGAGGAGGAGATAGATCTTGTTCTGCTTGATCTCAACCTCGGCTCCACAAGCGGGCTGGACGTTCTTAAGGCTCTGAAAGACATAGACCCTGAGCTTCTTGTAATTATCATAACCGGATACGGAACAGTGGAAAGCGCCGTGGAATCCCTCAAAATGGGCGCTTATGACTATATAAAGAAACCTTTCAAGGCGGATGCTATACATCTTATTGTCCGTCTTGCCCTCGAAACTCAGGAGCTGAGGAGAGAGGTGCGCCATCTTAAAAGAGGGAGTGAGGCTCTTGCCTCTGCCATGCAGATTGTGGGCGCAAGCGAGGAGATGAAGCGGATCTACTCCCAGATTCAGGAAGTGGCAAAGCATGAGGCCGCCACGGTTCTCATCACCGGGGAATCGGGCACAGGCAAGGAGCTTGTGGCAAAGGCCATTCACAACCTTTCTCCCCGCAGCGCAAAGCCGTTTGTGGAAATAAACTGCGGTTCTCTCCCATACAACCTGCTTGAGTCAGAGCTTTTCGGCTACGAGAAGGGAGCCTTCACCGATGCGAAAACACGCAAGATAGGCCTTCTGGAAGAGGCTTCCGGCGGAACCCTTTTTCTGGATGAGATAGGTGAGATGGACATGAGCCTTCAGGTTAAGCTTCTCCGTGTGATTGAGGACAGAAAATTCCGCAGACTGGGCAACACCAGAAACATAGATATAGATGTGCGCATAATCGCAGCCACCAACAGAGACCTTAAAAGAGCCATAGATGAAAAGCAGTTCAGGGAAGACCTCTACTACAGGCTGAATGTCTTCCCTATCCGCCTGCCCGCCCTGAGGGAGCGTAAGGAGGATATTCCGAACCTTCTGGACTTTTTCATAAAGAAATTCAGCACGGATTTTAAAAAGAAGGTTAAGGACATAGCCCGCCCCGCCCTGAACCTGTTTATGGAGTATCCCTGGCCGGGCAACGTGCGTGAGCTTAAGAACGTTGTGGAGCGGATCTGCATAATGACAGATGCCGAGGTGATAACCGAGGATGTTCTCCCGCAGGAGATCAGAGGGAGCAAGGTGCGGCGTGAAGCGCCTTCGGGTGTGGAGGTTCCGGCGGAGGGGCTTGTGCTGGACGATGCTGTTTCCCGGTATGAGGAAAGCATAATAAGAAAGGCGCTGACTATGACCGACGGCAACGTGGCGCAGGCCTCAAAGCTTCTTGGAACTGCGAGGGGAACACTGCGTTATAAACTGGATAAATATAAAATTGAGCATAATGACCATTAA
- a CDS encoding ATP-binding protein, whose protein sequence is MKFYSLHKKVLIAFLALSLFPLGVLGFYAARNLSAVEQYLRKSASSALEAQATRSLVLSAQTVADTVSIFLRSVENDLNSFVLLEPKEAEYRDFYDRHRGTVRIWDNGSEKLHDLPLYSELAFISPDGTEMIRLIDGVPAYDRRNVAAPGGTTYKSEDYFARTLELPDGEVYVSRVSGWFIHKNEVEKNGADTAYEGVIRFARAVYDESGSLKGVAVISLDHMHLMEFTRHISPDGKDSSRKASYESADYSFMFDDEGWIITHPKQWDIRGYNTDGTLTGTRGEYNAARLQAGDIPFNLFKTGFIHENYPAAAADVLKGGKGVVDVTNVGGSRKIMAYAPIRYSSGVYSAHGVFGGVTIGAEISRFHMPAVKISDVIRGELDKFVSSMAIFISIMAVAVLAVAYRLSWSITNPIERLNLAIKSVTRDGAVPNVDVSGGDEVAQLTRSFNDMARELENRRVSLMESMQKLEASREAVILEQNFKTTVFENIETGILTLDKDNRITFINKPAMTILRLAKTAEGGLLEDALEHKPEVISVIKEFQSEGRTKRWSRYIDSEDGGRNMHLRIAGLPMVMEHADGNIITVEDLTERVGLRKQMARMDRFASMGRLSAGLAHEIRNPLTGISLMLDDLHDRLLKNDADRQLIQRSLKEIERLEGLVDGLLNFASAVPPKLRMANIADILSDTLFFVKKQCERQRIVLETDVEPELPMISLDPDKIKQAFLNLLTNALDAIKNGGSLRISAKRAEGGIELIFSDTGMGISPEDLPNIFEPFYTTKAEGTGLGLAITHNIVSEHGGKIEAESRQGTGSRFILFFPFEGNLK, encoded by the coding sequence ATGAAATTTTACAGCCTTCACAAAAAAGTTCTTATAGCCTTTCTGGCACTGTCTCTGTTTCCTCTGGGGGTTCTGGGCTTTTATGCCGCACGGAACCTCAGCGCAGTTGAGCAGTATCTGCGCAAAAGCGCTTCCTCCGCACTGGAGGCGCAGGCAACACGCTCCCTTGTTCTCAGCGCGCAGACAGTCGCAGACACAGTATCAATCTTTTTAAGAAGCGTGGAGAACGACCTGAACAGCTTTGTGCTGCTGGAACCGAAAGAAGCCGAGTACAGGGACTTCTACGACAGGCACAGAGGCACGGTCCGTATCTGGGACAACGGCAGTGAAAAGCTGCATGATCTTCCTCTTTACAGCGAGCTTGCATTCATAAGCCCGGACGGCACGGAGATGATCAGGCTTATAGACGGCGTTCCCGCGTATGACCGCAGAAATGTTGCCGCACCCGGAGGAACCACGTACAAATCCGAAGACTATTTTGCCCGTACCCTTGAGCTTCCGGACGGAGAGGTTTACGTTTCGAGGGTAAGCGGCTGGTTTATCCATAAAAACGAAGTTGAAAAAAACGGGGCCGATACCGCGTATGAGGGAGTTATCCGTTTTGCCAGAGCAGTTTATGATGAAAGCGGCAGCTTAAAGGGAGTGGCTGTTATTTCTTTGGATCACATGCACCTTATGGAGTTTACACGTCACATCTCCCCGGACGGAAAGGACAGCAGCAGGAAGGCATCCTATGAAAGTGCCGACTACTCTTTCATGTTTGATGATGAAGGGTGGATAATAACTCACCCTAAGCAGTGGGACATACGCGGCTACAATACTGACGGCACGCTGACGGGAACAAGGGGTGAGTATAACGCTGCGAGGCTTCAGGCAGGGGATATTCCTTTTAATCTGTTTAAGACCGGCTTCATACATGAAAACTACCCTGCTGCCGCAGCGGATGTACTGAAAGGGGGCAAAGGGGTGGTGGACGTAACCAACGTGGGCGGCTCAAGGAAGATTATGGCCTACGCCCCCATACGCTATTCCTCCGGGGTGTACTCGGCGCACGGAGTGTTCGGCGGGGTGACTATAGGCGCTGAGATAAGCCGGTTTCATATGCCCGCTGTGAAGATTTCCGATGTGATCAGGGGCGAGCTTGATAAGTTTGTCAGCAGCATGGCCATATTTATTTCCATTATGGCGGTGGCGGTTCTGGCCGTGGCTTACAGGCTTTCATGGAGCATAACCAACCCCATAGAGAGGCTGAATCTGGCTATAAAAAGCGTCACCAGAGACGGCGCAGTGCCTAATGTGGATGTTTCCGGCGGCGATGAGGTGGCTCAGCTCACCAGATCATTCAACGACATGGCGCGTGAGCTTGAGAACAGGCGGGTGAGTCTTATGGAGTCCATGCAGAAGCTTGAGGCATCCAGAGAGGCTGTCATCCTTGAACAGAACTTCAAAACCACTGTGTTTGAAAATATAGAAACAGGCATCCTCACTCTTGATAAGGACAACCGCATAACATTCATAAACAAACCCGCCATGACGATTCTCCGGCTGGCAAAGACGGCAGAGGGGGGACTTCTGGAAGATGCGCTGGAGCATAAGCCGGAGGTAATAAGTGTAATAAAGGAATTTCAGTCAGAGGGGCGCACAAAACGCTGGAGCCGCTATATTGACTCAGAGGACGGCGGACGGAACATGCACCTGAGGATAGCCGGTCTGCCCATGGTGATGGAGCATGCGGACGGAAACATAATCACCGTGGAGGATCTTACCGAAAGAGTGGGGCTGCGCAAACAGATGGCCAGAATGGACAGGTTCGCCTCAATGGGCAGGCTCTCCGCCGGGCTGGCGCATGAGATACGCAACCCGCTCACCGGGATAAGCCTCATGCTGGATGACCTGCATGACAGGCTCCTGAAAAACGATGCTGACAGACAGCTTATACAGCGTTCACTGAAAGAGATAGAAAGGCTTGAGGGGCTTGTGGACGGGCTTCTTAATTTTGCATCCGCTGTTCCGCCCAAGCTGCGCATGGCAAACATAGCAGACATACTTTCGGACACGCTCTTCTTTGTTAAAAAGCAGTGTGAGAGACAGAGGATTGTTCTGGAAACAGATGTGGAGCCTGAACTGCCCATGATAAGCCTTGACCCTGACAAAATTAAGCAGGCATTCCTGAACCTACTTACAAATGCTCTGGATGCCATAAAGAACGGCGGCAGTCTGCGCATATCCGCCAAGCGCGCCGAAGGCGGCATAGAGCTTATATTCAGCGATACCGGCATGGGTATAAGCCCGGAAGATCTGCCCAATATCTTTGAACCCTTCTACACCACAAAGGCGGAGGGTACTGGTCTGGGACTTGCTATTACTCACAACATAGTCTCAGAGCACGGCGGCAAGATTGAGGCGGAGAGCAGGCAGGGTACGGGGAGCAGATTCATACTGTTTTTTCCTTTTGAGGGAAATCTTAAGTAA
- the gdhA gene encoding NADP-specific glutamate dehydrogenase: MTRVMHEKIESIYKQVIARNPGESEFHQAVKEVLDTLGPVLVKHPEYAEQKIIERICEPERQIIFRVPWVDDKNEVQINRGFRVQFNSALGPYKGGLRFHESVYLGIIKFLGFEQIFKNALTGLPIGGGKGGSDFDPKGKSDHEIMRFCQSFMTELHRHIGEYTDVPAGDIGVGGREIGYLFGQYKRLTNRYESGVLTGKGLCYGGSKVRTEATGYGAVFFVDEMLKTKKESFEGKTCVVSGSGNVAIYTVEKIHELGGKVVALSDSGGVIYHEKGVDLELVQQLKEVERRRIKDYCTYHKDAVYREKGNIWEIPCQVAMPSATQNELNGKDAQILVKNGLLAVGEGANMPTTPEGVKVFIDAGILYGPGKAANAGGVATSALEMQQNASRDSWNFEYTEERLRNIMKNIHTDVMTAADEYGSPGNYVTGANIAGFKKVANAMLAMGII, from the coding sequence ATGACCAGAGTTATGCATGAGAAAATTGAATCAATCTACAAGCAGGTTATTGCGAGAAACCCCGGAGAGTCAGAGTTTCATCAGGCTGTGAAAGAGGTTCTGGACACACTGGGACCTGTGCTTGTGAAACACCCCGAATACGCAGAACAGAAAATCATCGAAAGAATATGCGAACCCGAACGCCAGATTATCTTCCGCGTTCCGTGGGTTGACGACAAAAACGAAGTGCAGATCAACCGCGGCTTCCGTGTTCAGTTCAACAGCGCCCTCGGACCCTACAAAGGCGGACTCAGGTTCCATGAATCAGTCTATCTCGGAATCATAAAATTCCTCGGCTTTGAGCAGATATTCAAAAATGCGCTCACAGGCCTGCCCATCGGCGGCGGCAAAGGCGGCTCCGACTTCGACCCCAAAGGCAAGTCAGATCACGAAATAATGCGCTTCTGCCAGAGCTTCATGACTGAGCTTCACCGTCACATCGGCGAATACACTGACGTACCCGCAGGGGATATAGGCGTGGGCGGCCGTGAGATAGGTTATCTCTTCGGTCAGTATAAAAGGCTCACCAACCGCTATGAATCAGGCGTTCTCACCGGAAAAGGGCTCTGCTACGGCGGCTCCAAGGTGCGCACTGAGGCCACAGGCTACGGCGCTGTCTTCTTTGTGGATGAAATGCTGAAAACCAAGAAAGAAAGCTTCGAAGGCAAAACCTGTGTCGTTTCCGGCTCAGGCAATGTTGCCATATACACAGTTGAAAAAATACACGAACTCGGCGGAAAGGTGGTTGCCCTTTCTGATTCCGGCGGCGTGATTTACCATGAAAAAGGCGTGGATCTTGAGCTTGTTCAGCAGCTTAAAGAAGTTGAAAGAAGAAGAATCAAAGACTACTGCACATACCACAAGGATGCGGTTTACCGTGAGAAAGGCAATATATGGGAGATACCCTGCCAGGTTGCCATGCCTTCGGCCACTCAGAATGAGCTCAACGGCAAGGATGCGCAGATACTGGTGAAAAACGGGCTTCTCGCCGTTGGCGAAGGGGCTAACATGCCCACCACTCCGGAAGGTGTCAAAGTGTTCATAGACGCAGGCATCCTCTACGGCCCCGGCAAAGCTGCCAACGCAGGCGGAGTTGCCACATCAGCCCTTGAAATGCAGCAGAACGCAAGCCGCGATTCATGGAATTTTGAGTATACGGAAGAGCGTCTCCGCAATATAATGAAGAATATCCACACGGATGTTATGACCGCTGCGGATGAATACGGCTCACCCGGAAACTATGTTACAGGCGCAAACATTGCGGGCTTCAAAAAAGTCGCAAACGCAATGCTCGCAATGGGTATCATATAA
- a CDS encoding SLC13 family permease: MMAAFWNRLWDMHDDTKALVLYSPKAMLKKFVNTHFSSATEKEEKSVDLADEMSDAPAEHARRLKSGPGGIEEGEPREYSLRQKIGLFLGPALFFLMLIIPTPAGMSPEAQKMAAITFLMATWWMCESLPIPVTSLLPIPLFPIMGLMSTGKATAPYANDLIYLFMGGFIIALSMQKWNLHRRIAMNIVKVVGFSPSRLILGFMVATGIISAFVSNTATAVMMMPIGLAIIAHVVEEGKREGLDKIIDFSPEKFAFGLNLMLGIAYAASIGGIATLIGTPPNTVLAGYLSKSFGYEITFAKWLAVGVPLVLVTLPLCWLWLIKVANPMKLKKVPGGKDLIEAELKKMGRMSVGERWTLLVFSLTALAWIFRAQLSFLFPDPKMVTDAAIGMVGGCILFLIPINLKRNEFVMDWHWAAKMPWGVLILFGGGLCLSDGFKTTQLADWIGLQVGLLEHAPILVLIIAVTTLIIFLTELTSNTATAAMVMPILSAVAIGLGQNPLLLVVPAAIAASCAFMLPVATPPNAIVFGSGYVTIPQMAKSGFGLNILCIVITVAITYALIIPLFGVEIGVLPDWAVLTEAVTK, translated from the coding sequence ATGATGGCAGCATTCTGGAACAGACTCTGGGACATGCACGATGACACCAAGGCTCTCGTGCTGTACAGCCCCAAAGCAATGCTCAAAAAATTCGTCAACACGCACTTCTCGTCTGCAACCGAGAAGGAAGAAAAAAGTGTTGATCTCGCGGACGAAATGTCCGATGCCCCCGCGGAGCACGCGCGCAGGCTCAAGTCGGGCCCCGGCGGAATCGAAGAGGGGGAGCCGAGGGAATACTCATTAAGACAGAAAATCGGCCTGTTTCTCGGACCCGCACTGTTTTTCCTTATGCTTATTATACCCACACCCGCCGGAATGAGCCCCGAAGCTCAGAAAATGGCGGCAATCACTTTCCTTATGGCTACATGGTGGATGTGCGAATCTCTTCCCATCCCTGTAACAAGCCTTCTGCCCATACCTCTTTTCCCCATAATGGGGCTTATGTCCACGGGCAAGGCCACAGCGCCGTATGCAAATGACCTTATATATCTTTTCATGGGCGGCTTCATAATCGCGCTCTCCATGCAGAAGTGGAACCTCCACCGCAGAATCGCGATGAATATAGTTAAGGTCGTGGGTTTCTCGCCCAGCAGACTGATACTCGGCTTCATGGTTGCGACAGGTATTATTTCCGCTTTCGTTTCAAACACCGCAACCGCAGTTATGATGATGCCCATTGGCCTTGCCATCATTGCTCACGTTGTTGAGGAAGGAAAAAGGGAAGGGCTTGATAAAATAATAGATTTCTCTCCGGAGAAATTCGCCTTCGGTCTCAACCTCATGCTCGGTATTGCCTACGCTGCATCAATAGGCGGTATAGCAACCCTGATAGGCACGCCTCCCAACACTGTTCTTGCGGGCTATCTCTCAAAATCATTCGGTTATGAAATAACCTTCGCCAAATGGCTTGCTGTTGGCGTACCTCTTGTTTTGGTAACTCTTCCTCTCTGCTGGCTGTGGCTTATAAAAGTTGCTAACCCTATGAAACTTAAGAAGGTTCCCGGCGGCAAAGACCTTATAGAGGCTGAGCTTAAAAAAATGGGCAGGATGAGCGTTGGTGAACGCTGGACTCTTCTTGTCTTCTCGCTCACAGCCCTTGCATGGATATTCAGAGCGCAGCTAAGCTTCCTTTTCCCCGACCCCAAAATGGTTACGGATGCCGCAATCGGCATGGTAGGCGGATGCATACTCTTCCTTATACCCATTAATCTTAAAAGAAACGAATTTGTAATGGACTGGCACTGGGCGGCTAAAATGCCCTGGGGTGTTCTTATACTCTTCGGCGGCGGCCTCTGTCTTTCTGACGGTTTTAAAACAACGCAGCTTGCGGACTGGATAGGTCTTCAGGTCGGTCTTCTTGAGCATGCGCCCATCCTTGTGCTTATTATAGCCGTAACAACGCTCATAATATTCCTTACGGAGCTTACGTCAAACACAGCAACTGCGGCTATGGTTATGCCCATTCTTTCGGCTGTTGCGATCGGTCTCGGTCAGAACCCGCTTCTGCTGGTTGTTCCCGCTGCCATAGCAGCCTCATGCGCCTTCATGCTCCCTGTTGCCACACCGCCTAACGCAATTGTTTTCGGTTCAGGCTATGTGACGATTCCTCAGATGGCAAAAAGCGGCTTCGGGCTGAATATTCTCTGCATAGTTATCACAGTGGCAATAACTTACGCGCTTATCATCCCGTTATTCGGTGTTGAGATAGGTGTTCTTCCCGACTGGGCGGTTCTCACAGAAGCAGTAACAAAATAA